A window from Roseburia sp. 499 encodes these proteins:
- the flhA gene encoding flagellar biosynthesis protein FlhA, with translation MKKADLGVALYILAAVIFFIVPIPSILLDIMLAFNIAVALVILMNALFVKEVLDMSFFPTLLLFTTIFRISLNVSSTRLILNTGNPGNVVRTFGEFVGGNDLIIGAIIFVILLIIQFVVINKGSERVAEVTARFTLDAMPGKQMAIDADLNTGIISEKQARERRDKIQQESSFFGAMDGATKYVKGDAMAGLIITFINLVGGTAMGIINQGLAFGDAISQFGILTIGDGLSSQIPSLLISLATGILVTKASKEADFSQILVKQLFGIPKVLYIVGGVLIFLGITTPLDWKLFIALGTAFIITGRSVENSIGIEAIEEEVDTAETQAEEIRKPENVVSLLQVDPIELEFGYGIIPLADVSQGGDLLDRVVMIRRQIALELGMVVPIIRLRDNIQLNPNQYIIKIKGIQVTEGEILFDHYMAMNPGFVEEEISGIPTFEPSFHLPALWITESQRERAESLGYTVVDPPSIIATHLTEVIRSHVDELLTKQDVQNLINNVKESNPVLVDELIPKLLGIGEIQKVLQNLLREGISIRDLLTILETLSDHAATTRDVDVLTEYVRQSLKRAISSKYFPANEVTSVVTLDPKVEQEIMASVKQTEQGAYLTLDPEKTKAIMASLETEIAKLENLGKNAIIITSPIVRMYFKKLTEDYFKDLIVVSYNEVESNIELQSVGMVSLS, from the coding sequence ATGAAAAAGGCAGATTTGGGAGTGGCATTATACATATTGGCAGCCGTTATTTTCTTTATTGTTCCCATTCCTTCTATTTTATTGGATATCATGCTGGCTTTTAATATCGCAGTTGCTTTGGTAATACTAATGAATGCGTTATTTGTAAAAGAAGTGCTAGATATGTCATTTTTCCCGACACTGTTATTATTTACTACTATTTTTAGAATTTCCTTAAACGTTTCTTCTACACGTTTGATTTTAAATACAGGAAATCCAGGAAATGTAGTTCGAACTTTCGGAGAATTTGTTGGTGGAAATGATTTAATTATTGGTGCAATCATATTTGTTATCTTATTGATTATTCAGTTCGTAGTAATTAATAAAGGTTCCGAACGTGTTGCAGAAGTAACGGCCAGATTTACGTTGGATGCAATGCCAGGTAAACAGATGGCGATTGATGCAGATTTGAATACTGGTATTATTAGTGAAAAACAGGCAAGAGAACGTCGTGATAAGATTCAGCAGGAGTCTAGCTTTTTTGGAGCCATGGATGGTGCTACCAAATATGTAAAAGGAGATGCAATGGCAGGTCTTATTATTACATTTATTAACCTGGTTGGTGGTACAGCCATGGGAATAATAAATCAGGGACTTGCCTTTGGAGATGCGATAAGCCAGTTTGGTATTCTTACTATTGGTGATGGATTATCCAGTCAGATTCCATCTTTATTAATTTCTCTGGCAACCGGTATTTTAGTAACAAAGGCATCTAAGGAAGCTGACTTTAGTCAGATATTAGTAAAACAGTTATTCGGAATTCCAAAAGTATTGTATATTGTGGGTGGAGTTTTGATTTTTTTAGGAATTACCACACCTTTGGATTGGAAATTGTTTATTGCTTTAGGAACAGCATTTATTATAACTGGTAGAAGTGTAGAAAATAGCATTGGTATTGAAGCTATTGAAGAAGAAGTGGATACGGCAGAAACCCAGGCGGAAGAGATTCGTAAGCCTGAAAATGTGGTATCTTTGTTACAGGTAGATCCGATTGAATTAGAATTTGGTTATGGTATTATTCCGTTGGCAGATGTCAGTCAGGGAGGGGATTTACTGGATCGTGTTGTAATGATACGACGTCAGATTGCTTTAGAACTTGGTATGGTTGTGCCGATTATTCGTTTGCGCGATAACATTCAGCTGAATCCAAATCAGTATATTATTAAAATAAAAGGAATTCAAGTAACGGAAGGCGAGATTTTGTTTGACCATTACATGGCAATGAATCCGGGGTTTGTAGAAGAAGAAATATCCGGTATCCCAACCTTTGAACCTTCTTTCCATTTGCCAGCGCTGTGGATTACAGAAAGTCAGAGAGAACGTGCGGAGAGCCTTGGATATACGGTAGTAGACCCACCTTCTATTATTGCAACACATTTGACAGAGGTAATCAGAAGTCACGTGGACGAATTGTTGACAAAACAGGATGTACAGAATCTAATTAATAACGTAAAAGAAAGCAATCCGGTATTAGTGGATGAGTTGATACCGAAATTGCTTGGAATTGGTGAAATTCAGAAGGTACTGCAGAATCTTTTGAGAGAAGGGATTTCCATTCGTGATTTACTCACAATTCTGGAAACACTTTCTGATCATGCTGCAACTACCAGAGATGTTGATGTGTTAACAGAGTATGTAAGACAGAGTCTGAAACGTGCTATTTCCAGCAAGTACTTTCCTGCAAATGAAGTTACTAGTGTAGTAACTTTAGATCCAAAGGTAGAACAGGAAATTATGGCCTCTGTAAAGCAGACAGAACAGGGGGCATATTTGACTTTGGACCCGGAAAAGACGAAGGCAATTATGGCTTCTCTGGAAACAGAAATTGCAAAATTAGAGAATCTTGGCAAAAATGCCATTATTATTACGTCGCCGATTGTGCGAATGTATTTTAAAAAGTTGACAGAAGATTATTTTAAAGACTTGATTGTTGTTTCCTACAATGAGGTAGAGTCTAATATTGAATTACAATCAGTAGGGATGGTGAGCCTTTCATGA
- the flhB gene encoding flagellar biosynthesis protein FlhB has product MEEEKYFFLEYNLQWFAKDGEGGEKTEPATAKKLRDAREEGQVAKSKELSAAVDLIALFLVLKIFISYIGENLISMFPVIYKKMPDIINDSAGGMSIFSATTVVNNVMLVILKIVAPVFVVGVLVCILINIFQVGWKITTKPMRPKASKINPLSGFKRIFSKDSLFELVKSIAKIALIAYVAYTAIKGHQNELFLLYDIPLMQVIILVGSIVIDAGFKISLVYLVVGIADWFYQKHKFKEDMKMTKQEVKDEYKNTEGNPEIKGRQRSKMREASQRRMMQNLPTADVVITNPTHLSVAIKYDADKNSAPVVIAKGEDYLAMKIREIARENNIEIVENKPLARMLYANVEVGAEVPPELYQAVAEVLAFVYSLKNK; this is encoded by the coding sequence GTGGAAGAAGAAAAGTATTTTTTCTTGGAGTATAATCTTCAGTGGTTTGCAAAAGATGGGGAAGGTGGAGAAAAGACCGAACCAGCTACTGCTAAGAAGTTAAGGGACGCCAGAGAAGAAGGGCAGGTGGCCAAAAGTAAAGAATTGAGTGCTGCCGTTGATTTGATTGCTTTATTTCTGGTGTTGAAAATATTTATTTCTTATATTGGGGAAAATCTCATAAGCATGTTCCCGGTTATCTATAAAAAGATGCCGGATATTATAAATGACAGTGCAGGAGGAATGTCTATTTTTTCTGCCACAACAGTAGTCAATAATGTAATGCTTGTCATTTTAAAGATTGTGGCACCGGTATTTGTAGTAGGTGTTTTGGTCTGTATCTTGATTAATATTTTCCAGGTAGGATGGAAAATTACAACTAAGCCTATGCGGCCGAAGGCAAGCAAGATAAATCCATTAAGTGGATTTAAGAGAATATTTTCCAAGGATTCCCTCTTTGAATTGGTGAAATCAATTGCTAAAATAGCATTGATTGCATATGTAGCTTATACCGCTATTAAAGGGCATCAGAATGAGTTGTTTTTGTTGTATGATATACCGTTGATGCAAGTTATCATCCTAGTTGGAAGCATTGTGATAGATGCAGGATTTAAAATTTCGTTGGTTTATCTAGTGGTTGGTATTGCGGACTGGTTTTATCAGAAACACAAATTTAAAGAAGATATGAAGATGACCAAGCAGGAAGTAAAAGATGAGTATAAGAATACAGAAGGAAATCCTGAAATAAAGGGGCGCCAACGTTCTAAGATGCGTGAAGCATCACAGAGGCGTATGATGCAGAACCTTCCTACTGCAGATGTGGTCATCACCAACCCGACTCATTTGTCAGTTGCAATTAAATATGATGCAGATAAGAATTCTGCACCAGTGGTTATTGCAAAGGGAGAAGATTATCTGGCGATGAAAATTCGTGAGATAGCAAGAGAAAATAATATTGAGATTGTAGAAAACAAGCCTTTGGCGAGAATGTTATACGCTAACGTGGAGGTTGGTGCAGAGGTTCCGCCAGAGTTATATCAGGCAGTAGCAGAAGTATTAGCTTTTGTATACAGTTTGAAGAATAAATAA
- a CDS encoding MinD/ParA family protein, whose translation MDQAEQLRNIVKQKNQQIVSNARVITVTSGKGGVGKSNVAVNLAVQIRKSGKKVIIIDADFGLANVEVMFGAIPKYNFSDLIYRGKSIRDIISLGPMEIGFISGGSGIAGVNNLTREQIEYLISNMKELDQMADVIIIDTGAGISDSVLEFVLASPEIVLVTTPEPSSLTDSYSLLKALYRNSEFQWEKKKIKVVSNRVTSVEEGRAVFEKLNTVVGQFLDGSLEYLGMLPQDSMLEKAVRQQKPVTISYPEARVSRAFEALTEYLLEEKESQFQMKRGIAQWFSSLISRRK comes from the coding sequence ATGGATCAGGCAGAACAGTTAAGAAATATAGTAAAACAGAAAAATCAACAGATTGTTTCAAATGCAAGAGTGATTACTGTTACTAGTGGAAAAGGGGGAGTGGGAAAATCAAATGTAGCGGTAAATTTGGCGGTTCAAATACGGAAATCAGGGAAGAAAGTTATTATTATTGATGCAGATTTTGGACTGGCAAATGTAGAAGTTATGTTTGGCGCAATTCCAAAATATAATTTTAGCGATTTAATCTACCGTGGAAAGAGTATTCGTGATATTATATCATTAGGACCGATGGAAATTGGATTTATATCTGGTGGTTCCGGTATAGCGGGGGTGAATAATCTAACGCGAGAACAGATTGAGTATCTGATTAGCAATATGAAAGAGTTGGATCAGATGGCAGATGTAATCATTATAGATACCGGAGCTGGAATATCTGATAGCGTTTTGGAATTTGTACTTGCAAGTCCTGAGATTGTTTTAGTTACTACGCCAGAACCAAGTTCTTTGACAGATTCCTATTCTCTACTGAAAGCGTTATATCGAAATTCAGAATTTCAGTGGGAAAAGAAGAAAATCAAAGTGGTTTCCAATCGTGTAACATCAGTAGAAGAAGGAAGAGCTGTATTTGAAAAATTGAATACAGTAGTAGGACAATTCTTGGATGGAAGCTTGGAATACTTAGGAATGCTTCCACAGGATAGTATGTTGGAAAAGGCAGTAAGACAGCAAAAACCAGTTACTATTTCTTATCCAGAAGCAAGAGTGTCCAGAGCATTTGAGGCATTGACAGAATATTTATTGGAAGAAAAAGAAAGTCAATTCCAGATGAAACGGGGAATTGCACAGTGGTTTTCCAGCTTAATTAGCAGAAGAAAATAA
- a CDS encoding flagellar biosynthetic protein FliO, whose product MILLEISSGWESFFQLIGVLLIFLFVLAITYFTTKWIAGYQKGAMCNKNINVIETFRVNNNKFIQIIQIGEKYLAISVCKDTINVLTELTKEQLTWLPPEDEKAVAKTPNFQEIFEKLKGKFPGK is encoded by the coding sequence ATGATTTTACTTGAAATATCTTCAGGATGGGAAAGCTTTTTTCAGTTGATTGGCGTTTTGCTTATATTCTTGTTTGTATTGGCGATTACATATTTTACAACTAAGTGGATTGCAGGCTACCAGAAGGGAGCTATGTGTAACAAGAATATAAACGTCATCGAAACTTTTCGAGTGAATAATAATAAATTTATTCAGATTATTCAGATTGGAGAGAAGTATTTGGCAATTTCTGTGTGCAAAGATACTATAAATGTATTGACAGAATTGACCAAAGAACAGCTGACATGGCTTCCGCCGGAAGATGAAAAGGCAGTTGCTAAGACTCCGAACTTTCAAGAGATTTTTGAAAAATTGAAGGGAAAATTCCCTGGGAAGTAG
- a CDS encoding flagellar brake protein, whose product MSFNLIRVGNKIDIRVLQQVDQERSEGIMAKVYKSSVQDIKKNGLLEISMPMYAGKMVLLSAGVRYECIFYTANGLYRCVAQVKERYKVAGLYMLLMEPKSPMEKFQRREYFRFECAMDIDYCKITEDEARIENIEELKKSHKEMSPEAEMRQGIAVDLSGGGIRFVAEEEGKKGEYLLISIFLRSIEVNQLLEVAGRVLSCNKIQGDAGQGKYEYRIQFLMKNQKKRETIIKYIFEQERKNRQKG is encoded by the coding sequence ATGAGTTTCAATCTTATTCGTGTAGGTAACAAAATTGATATTCGGGTATTACAGCAGGTAGACCAGGAAAGATCCGAAGGAATTATGGCAAAGGTATATAAGAGTAGCGTGCAGGATATAAAAAAGAACGGATTGTTAGAAATATCGATGCCTATGTACGCGGGAAAAATGGTATTACTTTCTGCAGGGGTTCGTTATGAGTGTATTTTTTATACTGCAAATGGACTTTATCGATGTGTAGCGCAGGTAAAAGAACGCTATAAAGTAGCGGGGTTATATATGCTTCTGATGGAGCCTAAAAGTCCAATGGAGAAATTTCAGCGCAGGGAATATTTTCGATTTGAATGTGCTATGGATATAGATTACTGTAAGATTACAGAAGATGAGGCAAGGATAGAAAATATTGAGGAGCTGAAAAAAAGTCACAAAGAAATGTCACCGGAAGCGGAAATGCGTCAGGGAATTGCAGTAGATTTAAGTGGTGGTGGAATCCGTTTTGTGGCAGAGGAAGAGGGAAAAAAAGGTGAATATCTATTAATTAGCATTTTCCTTAGAAGCATTGAGGTAAATCAATTATTGGAAGTTGCCGGAAGAGTACTTTCTTGTAATAAAATACAAGGGGATGCAGGACAGGGAAAATACGAATATCGGATACAGTTTTTAATGAAAAATCAAAAGAAACGAGAAACAATTATTAAATATATTTTCGAGCAGGAGCGCAAAAACAGGCAAAAAGGATGA
- the fliR gene encoding flagellar biosynthetic protein FliR: protein MVNYEFSIYTFEYFLMILVRIASFVSIAPFFGMKNTPNRVKIGLSVFTSLILYQVMLPKEPLEYSGVIEFAIIILKEGITGLLIGFAANICNSIVLFSGKMIDMEIGMAMMNVFDPSSNQQVAISGQFYNYMIMMLLIVTNMHHYILRALIDSYQVIPINGTVFQWDSLLATMTAYMTDLVVIGFRIILPVFATNMILNCILGVMAKVSPQMNMFAVGIQLKLLLGLTILFVTIGLLPNISNFIFTEMKKMMVSIIEGMY, encoded by the coding sequence ATGGTAAATTATGAGTTTTCAATTTATACATTTGAATATTTTCTGATGATATTGGTAAGGATTGCATCATTTGTATCTATTGCACCGTTTTTTGGAATGAAGAATACCCCTAATCGTGTGAAAATTGGGTTGTCGGTATTTACATCCTTGATTCTATATCAAGTAATGTTGCCGAAGGAACCGCTGGAATATTCTGGAGTAATAGAGTTCGCCATCATCATCTTGAAGGAAGGAATTACAGGATTGCTCATTGGATTTGCGGCAAATATTTGTAATTCCATTGTTTTATTCTCGGGTAAAATGATTGATATGGAAATTGGAATGGCTATGATGAATGTTTTTGATCCATCGTCCAATCAGCAGGTGGCAATTTCAGGACAGTTCTATAATTATATGATAATGATGTTATTAATAGTAACCAATATGCATCATTACATTTTAAGGGCATTGATAGATTCTTATCAGGTAATTCCTATCAATGGAACTGTTTTTCAGTGGGATAGTTTATTAGCAACTATGACAGCTTATATGACAGATTTAGTAGTAATTGGATTTCGAATTATATTGCCGGTATTTGCTACTAACATGATTTTGAATTGTATTCTTGGTGTGATGGCGAAAGTATCCCCTCAAATGAATATGTTTGCGGTGGGTATTCAGTTAAAGCTTTTGTTAGGACTTACAATTTTGTTTGTAACAATAGGGTTATTACCTAATATTTCAAATTTTATTTTTACAGAAATGAAAAAAATGATGGTTTCAATAATTGAAGGAATGTATTAA
- the fliQ gene encoding flagellar biosynthesis protein FliQ, which yields MITEGQVLDIAKEALYLIIKTSAPLLLISLIVGLVISIFQTVTSIQEQTLTFVPKIIAVFLGLMLVGGWILENLTGFMTELWNNFGLYLR from the coding sequence ATGATTACAGAAGGACAGGTCTTGGATATAGCAAAAGAGGCGTTGTATCTTATTATAAAAACGTCAGCACCTCTACTTTTAATTTCACTGATTGTAGGTTTGGTAATTAGTATTTTCCAGACGGTCACCTCCATCCAGGAGCAGACATTAACATTTGTTCCCAAGATTATAGCTGTTTTTCTGGGACTTATGCTCGTAGGTGGATGGATTTTAGAAAATTTAACAGGCTTTATGACAGAATTATGGAATAATTTTGGCCTGTATTTACGATAG
- the fliP gene encoding flagellar type III secretion system pore protein FliP (The bacterial flagellar biogenesis protein FliP forms a type III secretion system (T3SS)-type pore required for flagellar assembly.) produces MKKLKKIYCGTSFAFGTITLILALVLCLGQNAYATEANQDLTEQTTNEVGQLDSGTQSQVQGATTDNTNGVHVTWNNEDGDFSGNLKILLVLTVISLAPSILIMLTSFTRIIIVLHFVRNAIGTQTAPPNQVLIGLALFLTLFIMNPVFTEINENAIKPFDAGEITQEQAIEEGEKPLRRFMYKETQQKDLNLFCDIAGIDDIDTSDEEQVNQLSMTIIIPSFILSELRTAFIMGFLIYVPFIVIDMVVASVLMSMGMMMLPPTTISLPFKVLLFVLADGWDLVIGSLVKTFY; encoded by the coding sequence ATGAAAAAGCTGAAAAAAATATATTGTGGAACTTCCTTTGCCTTTGGAACGATTACCTTGATTCTGGCATTAGTTTTATGCTTGGGACAGAATGCATATGCAACAGAAGCAAATCAGGACTTAACAGAACAGACGACCAATGAAGTGGGACAATTGGATAGTGGGACACAGAGTCAGGTACAGGGTGCAACTACTGATAATACCAATGGAGTACATGTGACCTGGAATAATGAGGATGGAGATTTCTCAGGGAATTTAAAAATATTGCTGGTGCTTACCGTAATCTCGTTAGCACCATCAATTTTAATCATGCTGACTTCATTTACTAGAATTATTATTGTTCTGCATTTTGTAAGAAATGCAATTGGTACACAAACAGCACCACCAAATCAGGTGTTGATTGGATTAGCATTGTTTCTGACATTGTTTATTATGAATCCGGTTTTTACGGAGATTAATGAAAATGCAATTAAGCCTTTTGACGCAGGTGAAATTACACAGGAGCAGGCAATCGAAGAAGGGGAAAAGCCTTTAAGAAGGTTTATGTACAAGGAAACACAGCAAAAAGATTTGAATCTGTTTTGCGATATAGCAGGAATAGATGATATTGATACTAGTGATGAAGAACAAGTAAATCAACTTTCTATGACAATTATTATTCCGAGTTTTATTTTAAGTGAATTGCGTACCGCATTTATCATGGGATTTTTGATTTATGTTCCGTTTATTGTAATTGATATGGTAGTGGCATCAGTACTTATGTCTATGGGTATGATGATGTTGCCGCCTACAACGATTTCCTTACCATTTAAGGTGTTACTATTTGTTCTTGCAGATGGCTGGGATTTGGTAATTGGAAGTCTTGTGAAGACATTTTATTAA
- the cheB gene encoding chemotaxis-specific protein-glutamate methyltransferase CheB: protein MKKNILVVDDSALMRRVICDIINTDSTFQATDVCRDGLEAYEKLKTTKYDAVVLDVNMPRMDGLELLEKLQQEHISATVIMVSTTTTAEAEVTMLAMERGAVDFVAKPYNIIEAKGEDFKRKLLSVLQAVLKSGNAERFFETTPKPSAKPIVSKAVSVAKTARTAGKKLVALACSTGGPKALQSVIPYLPKNMDAPMVLVQHMPKGFTKSMAERLNEISEISVKEAEEGDILRKGWVYVAPGGKHMEIVKTGGGEHKIHLNDEPAIGGLRPCANVTYESLRTSDFDKIVCVVLTGMGADGTKGILSLREKKPLHVIAQNAQTCVVYGMPKAIADAGVVDEVVPLTEVAPTIIKNVGVR, encoded by the coding sequence ATGAAGAAGAATATTTTAGTTGTTGATGACTCTGCACTCATGAGAAGGGTTATATGTGATATAATCAATACAGATAGTACATTTCAGGCAACTGATGTATGTAGAGATGGTCTAGAGGCATATGAGAAGCTAAAGACAACAAAGTATGATGCAGTTGTCTTAGATGTAAATATGCCGAGGATGGATGGCCTGGAATTACTAGAGAAATTGCAACAAGAGCATATTAGCGCTACCGTTATTATGGTAAGTACCACTACAACCGCAGAGGCAGAAGTAACCATGTTGGCTATGGAACGCGGGGCAGTTGATTTTGTTGCAAAACCATATAACATCATAGAGGCAAAGGGCGAAGATTTCAAAAGAAAGCTATTAAGTGTTTTGCAGGCAGTACTGAAGAGTGGAAATGCGGAACGATTTTTTGAAACAACTCCAAAACCATCCGCAAAACCTATAGTTTCTAAGGCTGTTTCAGTTGCCAAAACAGCGAGGACAGCTGGGAAAAAATTGGTTGCGTTGGCGTGCTCTACAGGAGGACCAAAGGCATTGCAGAGTGTAATTCCATATCTTCCGAAGAACATGGATGCACCTATGGTTCTTGTACAGCATATGCCAAAGGGATTTACAAAGTCCATGGCAGAACGTCTGAATGAAATCAGTGAAATTTCCGTAAAAGAAGCAGAAGAAGGAGATATACTGAGAAAAGGGTGGGTTTACGTTGCACCAGGCGGTAAGCACATGGAGATAGTAAAGACCGGAGGTGGCGAACACAAGATTCATTTGAATGATGAGCCGGCAATTGGCGGACTAAGGCCGTGTGCAAACGTAACCTATGAATCTTTACGGACAAGCGATTTTGACAAAATTGTTTGTGTGGTTTTGACAGGAATGGGAGCAGACGGGACAAAAGGAATTCTTTCTTTAAGAGAAAAAAAACCTTTACATGTAATCGCTCAAAATGCTCAGACTTGTGTTGTATATGGTATGCCAAAAGCAATTGCAGATGCAGGTGTTGTAGATGAAGTAGTTCCATTAACGGAAGTAGCACCAACAATTATTAAGAATGTGGGGGTACGTTAG
- the flhF gene encoding flagellar biosynthesis protein FlhF encodes MTIKKFQGKTEEEATLKAKQEFGAGTVIMNVKEVKPKGFFKAFKNSTYEVTAAVEENERAVAIKTPEIPKPGKIDISADEDIQIPKPEETKKNDSVAVENMWASLEEKMKNESKKEIAVENNLEEKLESLQNFLEKKLAPEETKEEEPQEVPEDEGFKFMKMIYSILLENEVDEKYVNQIMDEVETVRKNGSSVDHMLSSIYQKMILKFGQPQPIELTESKPKLVFFVGPTGVGKTTTIAKIASRFKVEKGKKVALLTADTYRIAAAEQLRTYANILDTPIKVIYSAEELNDTLQEWKDYDLVLVDTAGLSHKNEEQRNDIKNLISGVSEEYEKEIYLVLSATTKYRDLKEIVDAYKAEFEFKLIFTKLDETSCYGNILNMKLYTGADLSYVTCGQNVPEDIEVFNMQKNVKILLGGK; translated from the coding sequence ATGACAATAAAGAAATTCCAAGGAAAAACAGAAGAAGAAGCCACTTTAAAGGCAAAACAGGAATTTGGGGCAGGGACAGTTATTATGAATGTAAAAGAAGTGAAGCCCAAAGGATTTTTTAAAGCATTTAAAAATAGTACATATGAAGTTACTGCGGCAGTAGAAGAAAATGAGAGAGCAGTTGCTATAAAAACACCGGAGATACCTAAGCCGGGCAAAATAGATATTTCTGCGGATGAGGACATTCAGATTCCAAAACCGGAAGAAACGAAGAAGAATGATTCTGTAGCTGTAGAAAATATGTGGGCTTCCTTGGAAGAAAAAATGAAAAATGAAAGCAAAAAGGAAATAGCTGTAGAAAATAATCTGGAGGAAAAATTAGAAAGTCTTCAGAATTTTCTGGAAAAGAAGTTGGCTCCGGAAGAAACCAAGGAAGAAGAACCGCAAGAAGTTCCGGAGGACGAAGGATTTAAATTTATGAAGATGATTTACAGCATTCTATTAGAAAATGAAGTAGATGAAAAATATGTAAATCAGATTATGGATGAAGTAGAGACAGTGAGAAAGAATGGTTCTAGTGTGGATCATATGCTCTCTAGCATTTATCAGAAGATGATTTTGAAATTTGGTCAGCCACAACCGATTGAATTAACTGAAAGTAAGCCGAAACTGGTATTTTTTGTAGGCCCTACTGGAGTTGGGAAGACAACAACAATTGCAAAGATTGCATCCAGATTTAAGGTAGAAAAGGGAAAAAAAGTAGCATTATTGACAGCCGATACATATCGTATTGCTGCGGCAGAGCAACTTCGTACATACGCAAATATTTTGGATACTCCTATTAAGGTGATATATTCTGCTGAAGAATTGAACGATACCTTACAGGAATGGAAAGACTATGATTTAGTATTGGTGGATACAGCAGGGCTCTCTCATAAGAATGAAGAACAGAGGAATGATATTAAAAATCTGATATCAGGTGTGTCAGAGGAATATGAAAAAGAAATATATCTAGTATTGAGTGCTACCACAAAGTATCGTGACTTGAAAGAAATTGTAGATGCATACAAGGCAGAGTTCGAGTTTAAATTGATATTTACAAAGTTGGATGAGACTAGCTGTTACGGAAATATTTTAAATATGAAACTGTATACCGGAGCTGATTTATCTTATGTAACATGTGGGCAGAATGTACCGGAGGATATAGAAGTTTTCAATATGCAGAAAAATGTAAAGATTCTGCTTGGAGGAAAATAA